One stretch of Pseudomonas fragi DNA includes these proteins:
- the clpP gene encoding ATP-dependent Clp endopeptidase proteolytic subunit ClpP translates to MSRNSYIQQNSDIHAAGGLVPMVVEQSARGERAYDIYSRLLKERIIFLVGPVEDYMANLVAAQLLFLEAENPDKDIHLYINSPGGSVTAGMSIYDTMQFIKPDVSTICIGQACSMGAFLLAGGAPGKRHCLPNSRMMIHQPLGGFQGQASDIDIHAKEILNIRHRLNSLLAHHTGQTLETIERDTERDNFMSAERATEYGLIDSVFSKRQMPA, encoded by the coding sequence ATGTCCCGCAATTCTTATATTCAGCAGAACTCTGATATCCACGCCGCTGGCGGCCTGGTCCCGATGGTTGTCGAGCAGTCCGCCCGTGGCGAACGCGCTTACGACATCTACTCGCGCCTCCTGAAGGAGCGAATCATCTTCCTGGTCGGCCCCGTAGAAGACTACATGGCCAACCTGGTGGCGGCGCAGCTGCTGTTCCTTGAGGCCGAGAACCCGGACAAGGACATCCACCTGTACATCAACTCGCCGGGCGGTTCGGTGACTGCAGGCATGTCGATCTACGACACCATGCAATTCATCAAGCCTGACGTGTCGACCATCTGCATCGGCCAGGCCTGCAGCATGGGTGCCTTCCTGTTGGCCGGTGGCGCACCGGGCAAGCGTCACTGCCTGCCGAACTCGCGCATGATGATTCACCAGCCGCTGGGCGGTTTCCAGGGCCAGGCGTCGGATATCGACATTCATGCCAAGGAAATCCTTAACATCCGTCATCGCTTGAACTCGCTGCTGGCTCACCACACGGGCCAGACTCTCGAAACCATCGAGCGCGACACCGAGCGTGACAACTTCATGAGCGCCGAGCGTGCAACCGAATACGGTTTGATCGACTCTGTGTTCAGCAAGCGTCAAATGCCCGCTTAA
- the tig gene encoding trigger factor, translating to MQVSVENTSALERRMTIGVPAERIEAEVNKRLQQTAQKAKIPGFRPGKVPMSVIRQRYEADARQEALGNVVQSSFYEAVVEQKLNPAGAPSIEPKVFEKGKDLEYVATFEVFPEFEVTGLDTIAIERLSAEVADADLDKMLDVLRKQNTRFEVTDRAAQNDDQLNIDFVGKVDGEVFAGGSATGTQLVLGSGRMIPGFEEGLVGAKAGEERVLKLTFPADYQNLDLAGKEAEFTVTVNTVSEPKLPELNEEFFAQFGIKETGLEGFRAEVRKNMERELRQAIKSKVKNQVMDGLLAANPIEVPKSLLANEVDRLRVQAVQQFGGNIKPDQLPAELFEEQANRRVVLGLIVAEVVKQFDLKPDEDRVREMIQEMASAYQEPEQVVAWYYKNDAQLNEVRSVVLEEQVVDTVLQKAKVTDKAVSYEEAVKPVEAPQAD from the coding sequence ATGCAAGTTTCTGTTGAAAATACTTCCGCTCTTGAGCGTCGCATGACCATTGGCGTGCCAGCTGAGCGTATTGAGGCTGAAGTCAACAAGCGTCTGCAACAGACTGCCCAAAAGGCCAAGATCCCGGGCTTCCGTCCAGGCAAGGTGCCAATGAGCGTAATCCGTCAGCGTTACGAAGCTGATGCGCGCCAGGAAGCGCTGGGCAATGTAGTCCAGTCTTCGTTCTACGAAGCTGTGGTTGAGCAGAAGCTGAACCCGGCCGGTGCTCCTTCGATCGAGCCTAAAGTTTTCGAAAAAGGCAAAGATCTGGAATACGTTGCTACTTTCGAAGTATTCCCTGAATTCGAAGTAACCGGTCTGGATACCATCGCTATCGAGCGCCTGAGCGCCGAAGTGGCTGATGCCGACCTGGACAAGATGCTGGACGTGCTGCGCAAGCAGAACACCCGCTTTGAAGTGACTGATCGTGCTGCCCAGAACGATGATCAACTGAACATCGATTTCGTTGGCAAGGTAGACGGCGAAGTATTCGCTGGCGGCTCCGCCACCGGTACTCAGCTGGTCCTGGGTTCGGGCCGTATGATTCCTGGCTTCGAAGAAGGCCTGGTAGGCGCCAAAGCCGGTGAAGAACGCGTTCTGAAACTGACTTTCCCTGCTGACTACCAGAACCTGGACCTGGCTGGCAAAGAAGCCGAGTTCACCGTAACCGTGAACACTGTTTCCGAGCCTAAGCTGCCAGAACTGAACGAAGAGTTCTTCGCCCAGTTCGGCATCAAGGAAACCGGTCTGGAAGGTTTCCGCGCCGAAGTTCGCAAGAACATGGAGCGTGAACTGCGTCAGGCGATCAAGTCCAAGGTCAAGAACCAGGTAATGGACGGCCTGCTGGCTGCCAACCCGATCGAAGTGCCTAAATCCCTGCTGGCCAACGAAGTTGACCGTCTGCGCGTGCAGGCTGTTCAACAGTTCGGTGGCAACATCAAGCCAGACCAACTGCCGGCCGAGCTGTTCGAAGAGCAAGCCAACCGCCGCGTAGTGCTGGGCCTGATCGTGGCTGAAGTGGTCAAGCAGTTCGACCTCAAGCCTGACGAAGATCGCGTTCGCGAAATGATTCAGGAAATGGCTTCCGCTTACCAGGAGCCAGAGCAGGTTGTAGCTTGGTACTACAAAAACGACGCTCAATTGAACGAGGTTCGTTCGGTTGTGCTGGAAGAGCAAGTTGTGGATACTGTTCTGCAGAAGGCCAAGGTGACCGATAAAGCGGTCTCTTACGAAGAAGCTGTCAAGCCGGTGGAAGCTCCACAAGCCGACTGA
- the folD gene encoding bifunctional methylenetetrahydrofolate dehydrogenase/methenyltetrahydrofolate cyclohydrolase FolD, producing MTAQLIDGKAIAASLRQQIAKRVAERHEQGLRTPGLAVILVGSDPASQVYVSHKRKDCEEVGFISQAYDLPSDTTQQDLTDLIDRLNDDANIDGILLQLPLPAHLDASRLLERIRPDKDVDGFHPYNVGRLAQRIPLLRPCTPKGIMALLESTGQDLYGMDAVIVGASNIVGRPMAMELLLAGCTVTVTHRFTKDLAGHVGRADLVVVAAGKPGLVKGEWIKEGAIVIDVGINRQADGKLVGDVVYETALPRAGWITPVPGGVGPMTRACLLENTLYAAEELHGK from the coding sequence ATGACTGCACAACTAATCGACGGTAAAGCGATCGCCGCCAGCCTGCGCCAGCAGATTGCCAAACGTGTCGCCGAGCGTCACGAGCAAGGCCTGCGCACCCCTGGTCTGGCAGTGATTCTGGTCGGCAGCGATCCTGCTTCCCAGGTTTATGTTTCGCACAAGCGTAAAGACTGCGAAGAGGTAGGCTTTATTTCCCAAGCCTATGACCTGCCTTCTGACACTACCCAACAGGACCTGACCGACCTGATCGACCGTCTCAATGACGACGCGAACATCGACGGCATCCTGCTGCAACTGCCATTGCCCGCCCATCTGGATGCCTCCAGACTGCTGGAGCGCATTCGCCCGGACAAAGACGTCGACGGTTTCCACCCTTATAACGTCGGCCGCCTGGCCCAGCGCATCCCGCTGCTGCGCCCATGCACTCCCAAAGGCATCATGGCCCTGCTGGAAAGCACCGGCCAGGACCTGTACGGCATGGACGCAGTGATTGTCGGCGCTTCCAACATCGTTGGCCGCCCGATGGCGATGGAATTGTTGCTGGCTGGCTGCACCGTGACCGTGACCCACCGCTTCACCAAGGACCTGGCCGGCCACGTTGGCCGCGCCGATCTGGTGGTGGTAGCTGCCGGCAAGCCTGGCCTGGTCAAGGGCGAGTGGATCAAGGAAGGCGCCATCGTGATCGACGTGGGCATCAACCGCCAGGCGGATGGCAAGCTGGTGGGCGACGTGGTTTACGAGACCGCCCTGCCCCGCGCCGGCTGGATCACCCCGGTGCCGGGCGGCGTTGGCCCGATGACCCGTGCCTGCCTGCTGGAAAACACCTTGTACGCAGCCGAAGAATTGCACGGCAAATAG
- the cysS gene encoding cysteine--tRNA ligase yields the protein MLTIYNTLTKSKEVFKPLDGNNVRMYVCGMTVYDYCHIGHGRSMIAFDLVTRWLRFSGYNLTYVRNITDIEDKIINRARENGEPFEALTERMIAAMHEDEARLNILKPDMEPRATDHIPGMHAMIQTLIDKGYAYAPGNGDVYYRVAKFMGYGKLSRKKIEDLRIGARIEVDEAKDDPLDFVLWKGVKPGEPSWESPWGPGRPGWHIECSVMSTCCLGETFDIHGGGSDLEFPHHENEIAQSEAATGKTYANAWMHCGMIRINGEKMSKSLNNFFTIRDVLAKYHPEVVRYLLVSSHYRSSINYSEDNLKDAKAALDRFYNALKGLPKVAPAGGEAFVERFTQVMNDDFGTPEACAVLFEMVREINRLRETDLQAAAGLAARLKQLADVLGVLQLEADDFLQAGAEGKVDAAQVQALIDARLAARAGKDWAESDRIRDQLAAMGVVLEDSKGGTTWRLAD from the coding sequence GTGCTTACGATCTACAACACGCTCACCAAGAGCAAAGAAGTTTTCAAGCCGCTGGACGGCAACAATGTTCGCATGTACGTGTGCGGCATGACCGTGTACGACTACTGCCACATTGGCCATGGTCGCAGCATGATTGCCTTCGATCTGGTGACCCGCTGGTTGCGTTTCAGCGGTTATAACCTGACCTATGTGCGCAATATCACGGACATTGAAGACAAGATCATCAATCGTGCCCGCGAAAACGGCGAGCCTTTCGAGGCGCTGACCGAGCGCATGATTGCGGCAATGCATGAAGACGAGGCGCGCCTCAATATCCTCAAGCCGGATATGGAGCCCCGTGCCACGGACCATATCCCTGGCATGCACGCAATGATCCAGACCCTGATCGACAAGGGTTACGCCTATGCCCCGGGCAATGGTGACGTGTACTACCGCGTTGCCAAGTTCATGGGCTACGGCAAGCTGTCGCGCAAAAAGATCGAGGATCTGCGTATCGGCGCGCGCATCGAGGTCGATGAGGCCAAGGACGATCCGCTGGACTTCGTGCTGTGGAAAGGCGTCAAGCCGGGCGAGCCGAGCTGGGAATCGCCGTGGGGCCCGGGTCGTCCGGGCTGGCATATCGAATGCTCGGTGATGTCCACCTGCTGCCTGGGTGAGACGTTCGATATTCATGGCGGCGGCAGCGACCTGGAGTTTCCGCACCATGAGAACGAAATCGCGCAAAGCGAGGCGGCCACGGGTAAAACCTACGCCAATGCCTGGATGCATTGCGGGATGATTCGCATCAATGGCGAGAAGATGTCCAAGTCCTTGAACAACTTCTTCACCATTCGCGACGTTCTGGCGAAATATCACCCGGAGGTGGTGCGTTATCTGTTGGTGTCGAGCCACTACCGTAGCTCGATCAACTATTCGGAAGACAATCTCAAGGATGCCAAGGCAGCCCTGGATCGTTTCTACAACGCGCTTAAAGGCTTGCCGAAAGTTGCCCCGGCCGGTGGTGAGGCGTTTGTTGAGCGTTTTACCCAGGTCATGAACGACGACTTCGGTACGCCGGAAGCCTGTGCGGTGCTGTTCGAGATGGTTCGCGAGATCAACCGCTTGCGTGAAACCGATTTGCAGGCGGCTGCCGGTCTGGCAGCGCGCCTCAAGCAGTTGGCCGATGTGCTGGGTGTGTTGCAGCTTGAGGCTGACGACTTCCTGCAGGCAGGTGCTGAAGGCAAGGTCGATGCCGCTCAGGTGCAGGCTTTGATCGATGCGCGTCTGGCTGCCCGTGCCGGCAAGGACTGGGCGGAGTCTGACCGTATCCGTGATCAGCTCGCGGCAATGGGTGTAGTGCTGGAAGACAGTAAAGGCGGGACAACCTGGCGGCTGGCTGACTAG
- a CDS encoding glutamine--tRNA ligase/YqeY domain fusion protein produces MSKPTVDPTLNPKAGPAVPANFLRPIVQADLDSGKYTQIVTRFPPEPNGYLHIGHAKSICVNFGLAQEFGGVTHLRFDDTNPAKEDQEYIDAIESDVKWLGFEWSGEVRYASQYFDQLHAWAIYLIKEGKAYVCDLTPEQAKEYRGSLTEPGKNSPFRERSVEENLDLFARMTAGEFEDGKCVLRAKIDMASPNMNLRDPIMYRIRHAHHHQTGDKWCIYPNYDFTHGQSDAIEGITHSICTLEFESHRPLYEWFLDNLPVPAHPRQYEFSRLNLNYTITSKRKLKQLVDEKHVNGWDDPRMSTLSGFRRRGYTPKSIRNFCDMVGTNRSDGVVDFGMLEFSIRDDLDHSAPRAMCVLRPLKVIITNYPEDKVENLELPCHPKEDMGVRVLPFAREIYIDRDDFMEEPPKGYKRLEPAGEVRLRGSYVIRADEAIKDADGNIVELHCSYDPETLGKNPEGRKVKGVVHWVPAAASVECEVRLYDRLFRSPNPEKAEDGAGFLENINPDSLQVLTGCRAEPSLGNAQPEDRFQFEREGYFCADIKDSKPGHPVFNRTVTLRDSWGQ; encoded by the coding sequence ATGAGCAAGCCCACTGTCGACCCCACTCTGAATCCAAAGGCTGGCCCTGCTGTCCCGGCTAACTTCCTGCGTCCAATCGTTCAGGCGGACCTAGACTCGGGTAAATACACGCAGATCGTGACCCGCTTTCCGCCGGAGCCCAACGGCTACCTGCACATCGGTCACGCCAAATCCATTTGTGTGAACTTCGGGCTGGCTCAGGAATTCGGCGGCGTAACGCATTTGCGTTTTGACGACACCAACCCGGCCAAGGAAGACCAGGAATACATCGACGCCATCGAAAGCGACGTCAAGTGGCTGGGCTTTGAGTGGTCTGGCGAAGTGCGCTATGCCTCGCAATATTTCGACCAGTTGCACGCGTGGGCGATTTACCTGATTAAAGAAGGTAAGGCCTACGTTTGCGACCTGACCCCTGAGCAAGCCAAGGAATACCGCGGCAGCCTGACCGAGCCTGGCAAGAACAGCCCGTTTCGCGAGCGCAGCGTCGAAGAGAACCTGGACCTGTTCGCCCGCATGACCGCCGGTGAGTTCGAAGACGGCAAGTGCGTGCTGCGCGCCAAGATCGACATGGCGTCGCCGAACATGAACCTGCGCGATCCGATCATGTATCGCATCCGCCATGCCCATCACCACCAGACCGGTGACAAGTGGTGCATCTACCCGAACTATGACTTCACCCACGGTCAGTCGGATGCCATTGAAGGCATCACCCATTCGATCTGCACCCTGGAGTTCGAAAGCCACCGTCCGCTGTATGAATGGTTCCTGGACAACCTGCCAGTGCCGGCGCACCCGCGTCAGTACGAATTCAGCCGTCTGAACCTGAACTACACCATCACCAGCAAACGCAAGCTCAAGCAGCTGGTCGATGAAAAGCACGTCAATGGCTGGGATGACCCGCGCATGTCGACGCTGTCGGGTTTCCGTCGCCGTGGCTACACGCCCAAGTCGATCCGCAATTTCTGCGACATGGTCGGCACCAACCGTTCCGACGGTGTAGTGGACTTCGGCATGCTGGAATTCAGCATTCGTGACGATCTGGACCACAGCGCGCCGCGCGCCATGTGCGTGCTGCGTCCGTTGAAAGTGATTATCACCAACTACCCTGAAGACAAGGTCGAAAACCTTGAGCTGCCTTGCCACCCGAAAGAAGACATGGGTGTGCGGGTATTGCCGTTCGCCCGTGAAATCTACATCGACCGTGACGACTTCATGGAAGAGCCACCAAAAGGCTACAAGCGTCTTGAGCCTGCGGGCGAAGTGCGTTTGCGCGGCAGCTATGTGATCCGCGCCGACGAAGCAATCAAGGATGCCGATGGCAACATCGTTGAACTGCATTGCTCGTATGACCCTGAAACCCTGGGCAAAAACCCGGAAGGTCGCAAGGTCAAAGGTGTTGTGCACTGGGTGCCGGCAGCAGCCAGCGTCGAGTGCGAAGTACGTTTGTATGATCGTCTGTTCCGTTCGCCGAACCCTGAAAAGGCCGAAGACGGTGCGGGCTTCCTGGAAAACATCAACCCTGACTCGCTGCAGGTACTGACCGGTTGTCGTGCTGAACCCTCGCTGGGCAATGCACAGCCGGAAGACCGTTTCCAGTTCGAGCGCGAAGGTTACTTCTGCGCAGATATCAAGGACTCGAAACCCGGTCACCCGGTATTCAACCGTACCGTGACCCTGCGTGATTCGTGGGGCCAGTGA
- a CDS encoding peptidylprolyl isomerase yields the protein MTQVKLSTNHGDIVIELNAEKAPITVANFIEYVKAGHYENTVFHRVIGNFMIQGGGFEPGMKEKKDKRPSIQNEADNGLPNEKYTVAMARTMEPHSASAQFFINVADNSFLNHSGKTAQGWGYAVFGKVVAGQDVVDKIKGVATTSKAGHQDVPKEDVIVEKAEIIE from the coding sequence ATGACCCAAGTAAAACTGAGCACCAACCACGGCGACATCGTGATCGAACTGAACGCTGAAAAAGCACCGATCACCGTAGCCAACTTCATCGAATACGTAAAAGCCGGCCACTACGAAAACACCGTTTTCCACCGTGTAATCGGCAATTTCATGATCCAGGGCGGCGGTTTTGAGCCAGGCATGAAAGAAAAGAAAGACAAGCGCCCAAGCATCCAGAACGAAGCCGACAACGGCCTGCCAAACGAGAAGTACACCGTGGCCATGGCTCGCACCATGGAGCCGCATTCGGCTTCCGCCCAGTTCTTTATCAACGTGGCTGACAACAGCTTCCTGAACCACAGCGGCAAAACCGCCCAGGGTTGGGGCTACGCTGTATTCGGTAAAGTCGTTGCCGGCCAGGACGTAGTAGACAAGATCAAAGGCGTTGCCACCACTTCCAAAGCCGGCCACCAGGACGTGCCAAAAGAAGACGTGATCGTCGAGAAAGCAGAGATCATTGAGTGA
- the lpxH gene encoding UDP-2,3-diacylglucosamine diphosphatase — protein sequence MILLISDLHLEEERPDITRAFLDFLTGRARSAQALYILGDFFEAWIGDDAMTPYQRSICEALRTLSDTGTQIFLMHGNRDFLLGQAFCKAAGCTLIKDPSVVDFYGEPVLLMHGDSLCTRDEAYMRLRRILRNPVTLWVLRHLPLSTRHKLARKLRSESRAQTRMKANDIVDVTAEEVPRIMAHYGVHTLIHGHTHRPAIHKLQIGDQAARRIVLGDWDRQGWVLQVDEQGMQMAPFDFAPA from the coding sequence GTGATACTGCTGATTTCAGATTTGCATCTGGAAGAGGAGCGCCCGGATATTACCCGGGCGTTTCTGGATTTCCTGACCGGGCGTGCGCGCTCGGCTCAGGCGCTCTACATCCTGGGCGATTTTTTTGAAGCCTGGATTGGCGACGATGCCATGACACCCTATCAGCGCTCGATCTGTGAAGCGCTGCGAACACTCAGCGACACCGGCACGCAGATTTTTCTGATGCACGGCAACCGCGACTTTTTACTTGGCCAGGCCTTTTGCAAAGCGGCTGGCTGCACCCTGATCAAAGACCCCAGCGTGGTCGACTTCTATGGCGAGCCGGTTTTGCTGATGCACGGCGACAGCCTGTGCACCCGCGACGAAGCCTATATGCGCCTGCGACGCATCCTGCGCAACCCCGTCACTTTATGGGTCCTGCGCCACCTGCCACTGAGCACGCGGCACAAACTGGCGCGCAAGCTGCGCAGCGAAAGCCGCGCGCAAACCCGCATGAAAGCCAATGACATTGTTGACGTGACCGCCGAGGAAGTACCGCGGATCATGGCGCACTATGGCGTGCACACCCTGATTCACGGCCACACCCATCGCCCGGCGATTCACAAGCTGCAGATCGGCGATCAGGCCGCCCGCCGTATTGTGCTGGGCGACTGGGACCGTCAGGGCTGGGTGCTGCAAGTGGATGAACAAGGCATGCAGATGGCGCCGTTTGATTTTGCGCCTGCCTAG
- a CDS encoding DHA2 family efflux MFS transporter permease subunit → MSTNASFSPPSLVMATIGLSLATFMQVLDTTIANVALPTISGNLGVSSEQGTWVITSFAVSNAIALPLTGWLSRRFGEVKLFLWATMLFVLASFLCGISTSMPELVGFRVLQGLVAGPLYPMTQTLLIAVYPPAKRGMALALLAMVTVVAPIAGPILGGWITDSYSWPWIFFINIPIGIFAVMVVRQQLKARPVVITRQPMDYVGLITLIIGVGALQIVLDKGNDLDWFESNFILLGTALSVVALAAFVIWEMTDKHPIVNLRLFAHRNFRIGTIVLVLGYAGFFGINLILPQWLQTQMGYTATWAGLAVAPIGILPVLMSPFVGKYANKFDLRLLAGLAFLAIGLSCFMRAEFTNQVDFQHIAMVQLFMGIGVALFFMPTLTILMSDLPPHQIADGAGLATFLRTLGGSFAASLTTWIWIRRADQHHAYMSESISAYDPVTRHTLESLGGASTPAYAQMDQILTSQAYMFSTVDYFTMMGWLFMGLILLVWLAKPPFAAKAGPATSGH, encoded by the coding sequence TATGCAGGTGCTCGACACCACCATCGCCAACGTTGCCTTGCCGACCATCTCCGGCAATCTGGGGGTGAGTTCGGAGCAGGGAACGTGGGTAATTACCTCCTTTGCCGTCAGTAACGCCATTGCCTTGCCGTTGACCGGCTGGCTAAGCCGGCGTTTTGGCGAGGTGAAGTTGTTTCTGTGGGCCACCATGCTGTTCGTGCTGGCCTCGTTTCTGTGCGGTATTTCGACGTCGATGCCCGAGCTGGTCGGGTTTCGCGTGCTCCAGGGGTTGGTAGCGGGGCCGCTGTACCCTATGACGCAGACCCTGCTGATTGCAGTCTACCCCCCGGCAAAAAGGGGGATGGCATTGGCATTGCTGGCGATGGTCACGGTGGTTGCACCGATTGCCGGGCCCATTCTGGGCGGCTGGATTACTGACAGTTACAGCTGGCCGTGGATCTTCTTTATCAATATCCCGATCGGCATCTTTGCCGTGATGGTGGTTCGCCAGCAATTGAAAGCGCGGCCGGTGGTGATTACCCGGCAACCGATGGATTATGTGGGGCTTATCACCCTGATCATTGGTGTGGGCGCGCTGCAGATCGTGCTCGACAAAGGCAATGACCTGGACTGGTTCGAGTCCAATTTCATCCTGCTGGGTACTGCATTGTCCGTGGTGGCGCTGGCGGCCTTTGTTATTTGGGAAATGACTGACAAGCATCCGATCGTCAACCTGCGCTTGTTTGCCCACCGCAACTTCCGTATTGGCACCATTGTGCTGGTGCTGGGTTATGCCGGGTTCTTTGGTATCAACCTGATTCTACCGCAGTGGCTACAGACGCAGATGGGCTACACCGCCACCTGGGCCGGGCTGGCAGTGGCGCCGATCGGGATTCTGCCGGTACTGATGTCGCCGTTTGTGGGCAAATACGCCAATAAATTCGACTTGCGCCTGTTGGCCGGGCTGGCGTTTTTGGCCATTGGCCTGAGCTGCTTTATGCGTGCCGAATTCACCAATCAGGTGGATTTCCAGCATATCGCGATGGTGCAACTGTTTATGGGGATTGGCGTGGCGCTGTTCTTTATGCCGACGCTGACCATTTTGATGTCGGATTTACCGCCGCATCAGATTGCCGATGGCGCCGGGCTGGCGACGTTCCTGCGCACGCTTGGCGGCAGCTTTGCGGCGTCCCTGACGACCTGGATCTGGATTCGCCGGGCTGACCAGCATCATGCCTATATGAGTGAAAGCATCAGCGCCTATGACCCGGTAACCCGGCATACGCTCGAAAGCCTGGGCGGCGCCAGTACACCAGCCTACGCGCAGATGGATCAGATTCTGACCAGCCAGGCTTATATGTTCTCCACCGTGGATTACTTCACCATGATGGGTTGGCTGTTTATGGGCTTGATTTTGCTGGTGTGGCTGGCCAAGCCGCCATTTGCAGCGAAGGCGGGGCCGGCGACCAGCGGGCATTGA